From Apium graveolens cultivar Ventura chromosome 9, ASM990537v1, whole genome shotgun sequence, the proteins below share one genomic window:
- the LOC141684961 gene encoding secreted RxLR effector protein 161-like gives MEKPTVMHQLAAKRILRYVKGTMNFGLVYTGGGIESLTGYSDSDLAGHVDDRRSTGGMVFYLNEGLVTWPSQKQRCVALSSCEAEFMAATAAACPEIWLRKMVSQVTGNLVKPVVLYIDIRSAIDLAKNPVFHGRSKHIDIRYHFIRECVENGDIIIKHIAIDLQRADILTKVLPTAGFEKMRSLLGVRELQVMV, from the coding sequence ATGGAGAAACCCACAGTGATGCACCAGCTAGCAGCAAAGCGTATCTTACGCTATGTCAAAGGTACTATGAATTTTGGGTTGGTTTATACAGGAGGAGGTATTGAGTCATTAACAGGTTACTCAGACAGCGATTTGGCTGGTCATGTCGATGATAGAAGAAGTACTGGTGGAATGGTGTTTTACTTGAACGAGGGATTAGTGACGTGGCCTTCACAGAAACAGAGATGTGTGGCTCTCTCGTCATGTGAAGCGGAGTTTATGGCAGCAACCGCAGCTGCATGTCCGGAAATTTGGTTAAGGAAAATGGTGAGCCAAGTGACTGGTAATCTTGTTAAACCAGTAGTGTTATACATAGACATTAGGTCCGCTATTGATTTGGCGAAGAATCCAGTTTTTCACGGAAGGAGCAAACACATTGATATCCGctaccatttcattagagaatgTGTCGAGAATGGTGATATTATCATCAAGCATATTGCTATAGACTTACAACGCGCAGACATTCTAACGAAGGTTCTGCCAACTGCTGGTTTTGAGAAGATGAGATCGTTGTTGGGTGTGAGAGAGCTCCAGGTGATGGTTTAG